The following nucleotide sequence is from Methylocella sp..
TCCTGGTGCTCGCGGACGGATTTGATCTGAATCACGGCGCGAGTGAGCTTGACGTCCTGCGCCGTTTTGTCGGGTCCGCGCAGAATTTTCAGGGTGACGGTGGTATTGGGAGCGCCGCGCATCTTGTCGACGGCTTGGTTGAGGGTCAGCCCCTGCACATTTTCATCGTCGATCGCTGCGATGATATCGCCCGACAGAATGCCCGCGCGGGAAGCAGGAGTGTCGTCGATCGGAGTTACGACCTTGATGATGCCGTCTTCTTGCGTCACCTCTATGCCGAGGCCGCCGAATTCGCCGCGGGTCTGGACCTGCATGTCGCGGAAGCTCTTGGCGTCCATATAGCTTGAATGCGGATCGAGCGAACTCAGCATGCCGTTTATCGCCGCTTCGACGAGTTTTTGCTCGTCCGGCTTCTCGACGTAGTCCGAACGTATCTTCTCAAAGACATCGCCGAACAGATTGAGGTTGCGATAGGTATCGGAGGCGGCGGCGCGCGCCATTCCACCCGAAAACACCCGGGTTTGAGTTCCGAGCGTAACAACTGAGGCGCCCAACACGGCGCCAAGCAATACAAATGAGACCCTGCGCATCATCCGCGAACCTTTTGCAACTCCGGCTTCGCCCACCATGGGCCCGGATCGATCGCCGCCCCGTCTTTCCGAAACTCTATATAGAGGATGGGCTGCGCCGCGCCAATCGCGATGGCCGCAGCCGTCTTAGCCGAACCGTCGCCCATGACGGCCACCGGCTCCCCGGCCAGAATGAACTGCCCTAGGTTTACGTTGATCCGATCCATCCCCGCAAGGACAATATAATAGCCTTGCCCCGCATTGATGATCAAAAGTTGGCCATAGGTGCGATATGGCCCAGCATAAGCCGCCCAGCCATCGCAGGGAGAGGAGACGATAGCGCCGGTCCGGGTGGCGACTAGCATGCCTTTTTCGGCGCCGCCGAAGCCGTCTGACGCGCCAAAGCCGCGCTGAAGCGAACCGGCGACCGGCATCGGCAACAGGCCTTTGGTATCGACGAAAGCGGTCGCCGGCGCTAATCGCGCCGGATCCTGAAACGGGGCCATAGCCAGTTTGCGTCTCGCTTCGGGCGGGCTTGCGGCTGCGGCGGCCTTTTGCGCCGCATCGGCCAGGCGAGCGGCCTCCGCGCCGTGGGCCGATGCGGCGACCTCCGATTCCATTCGGGTGACGAGATCTTTGAGATTGGCCGCCTGTTTGGCGAGATCGGCGGCGCGATCGCGCTCGGCCCCAAGCGCTTGTTCGGCTGAGGCGAGCGCTGATTGGCGGGCGTCTATGAGAGCGGCCAGGCGCTGACGATCGACGTCAAGCCTCGTTACGTCGTCGGCAAGAGAGTCGCGTTCGGCGGCGATTGAGCGGCGCAATCGCAGAAGGTCAGACAGATCGGAGGCGAGCGCTTCAGTTTCCGCGCGCATTTCCGGCAACACAGCTCCCAGCATCATCGATGTGCGAATTGCGGCCAGCATATCTTCCGGCGCGACCAGCAGAGCTGGCGGCGGCTTGCGGCCCATTCTCTGCAATGCGGCGAGAACCTCGGCGATCACCGCGCGCCGGCTGGCCAGCGAACGCCGGATCGCCTCCTCGCTTCCTGTCAGCGTATCCAGCCGGCTCTCCGCCTCGCTGATCTTGCGCTCGCGCTCATCGATAGTTTGGACGAGATCGACGAGGGCGGCGGAGAGCTTGGCCCGATCCGTGCGGATTGAAGCGACTTCGGCTTCGATCTTGGCTCGCTGTTCTTGCGAGGCCTCGAGCGTATCCTGCATGCCGCGCAGTTCGAGCTTGTGGCCGCTCAGCAGCTCGGTCTTGTCGGCGCTCTTTTGCGGTCCAGTCTGCGCAACTGCGGCTAACTGCGGCGAACACAGCGCGAAAAGCACAGTCAGCGCAAGCGTAAGGCTTGTCGCTTTTGTTGCGCCTAGGTCGCCAGATTCAGCCGGAATCGCCGCCACTCGTTCTAACCTTGAAGAATTCCATGAAAACAGTCGAACATGGCCGAAGCGCGACGAAGATATTGATCAATCGCGGTGATAGGGGTGGCCTGAAAGAATCGTCACGGCCCGATAGATCTGTTCGGCCGCCATGATTCTCGCCAATTGATGCGGAAAAGTCATGGCTCCGAAGGATAGAACTAGCGAGGCCGAATCCCGAAAACGAGGGTCAAGACCGTCGGGGCCGCCGACTACCAGCGCCAGCGCAGGAACGCCTTGATCGCGCCGTCTGCCAAGCTGAAGAGCGAATTCGCGGCTGGACAAGGATTTGCCGCCCTCATCGAGCGCAATCGCCTCGGTCCCTGAGATCAGCGCCGCCGTCAGCGCCTTGGCCTCCTCGACTTTGCGATCGTCCGCCCGGCGCGCGCGGCTCTCCTCAAGCTCGCGCAGCTCTACGTTCGTAAAGCCGATGGGTCGCCCTGCCGCGCGGGCGCGCTCGATGTAGCGGTCAGCAAGTTCGCGCTCGGCGCCGGCCTTTGAACGGCCAACGCAAGCCAAGAGAAGACGCATGGCGCTGAACTCAACCGACGCGCAATTCGCCCGGCCTGTCGACGCCCCACATTTTTTCGAGATTGTAAAACTGCCTCACCTCGGGCCGGAAGACATGGACGATAACATCGCCCGCATCGATCAGAACCCAATCGCAGGTCTGCAACCCCTCGGCGCGCGGCGCCGCATGGTAGAATTCTTTGAACGCCTTGATGACGCGATCAGCCAGCGCCCCGACGTGAACGTTGGAGCGGCCTGTCGCGATAATCATGACGTCAGCGAGAGTGGTTTTGCCGTGCAGATCGATGGAGACGAGATCCTCGGCCTTCAAATCATCGAGACTCGTCAAGATGGTCCGCACGAGTGCGCCGGCCTGCGGTCCTGAAAGACCGTGAACCGGATGAAGCGGCTGTGTCGCCGCCCGTCCTGAAGTCGTGGGTATCAGTGTTCGATCCTCTTTGGGCGCCGGTCGAACGACCGGCCGCATGGTGAAGATGGCGTAGATTTCTGTCGATTGCAAACGAGATTATTTTCGGCAAGGTCAGCCGGGCTATCGGCCAAGTTCCGCCTCAAGATTTCGCCTCAAGATTTCGCTTGTTGCAAGATGCGCTTCAAGTCCCGCGCATTTGATGTCACACATAACGGCTTCTTGCCTCGGCTGGCGAGGAGACAAAAACGCTGACTAGGCGGAGACGGAAAAGCCATGATGCTGCGCCGTTCGATGGCTTTCTCCCAGGTGGTGTTTGGGTCGGCGTTCCCTATTCTGGCGGTAGTGCTGGCCTTGGTCGCCATCGTCATCCTGATGTTGCGCTTCGCCGAGAAGCCGCAAATGCTCGCCATCGCCGTTGGGCCCGCCGATGGCGAGGACGCGCAGCTGATTGCGGCCATTTCGCGGCGCCTCGAGCGCGACGGCGCTAAAGTGAGATTTTCCATTCGCGCTGTCGCTGGCCCGGAGGAAAGCGCGAAAGCGCTCGAAGACGCGAGCGCGGATCTCGCCGTGATTCGCACCGACGTCGCCATTCCGCCCAATGGCGCAACCGTCGTCGTCCTGCATACCGACATTGTGGCGCTCGCTGCGCCGCGAACGTCCGCCCTCGCCAAGGTGGGCGAACTAAGCGGCAAGCGGGTCGGCATTTTTCCAGCCACAGCCGCAAACGCTGCGCTCCTTGACGCTCTTCTCGCCGAATACGACATAGTCCCGGCGACGGTGCAGCATGTCATGCTATCGGCGGAAGATTTGCCAACCCTCATTTCTGACAAGCGAGCCGACGCGATATTCGCCGTCGGGGCGATGCGGAGCCCGCCGATTGAAGCCGCAATAGCCGCCCTCGTATCGCGAAAGCATGATCCGGTCTTGATCGCAATCGACGCCGCCGCGGGCATGGCGGCGAGAAGCCCCGCTTATCAAAAGGTCGATGTGCCGCAAGGCTTCTTTCCCGGTTCGCCTCCGCTTCCAAAGGACGATCTTGCGACGCTCGCGGTCGCATACCGCCTCGAAGCGCGGCAAAGTCTTTCGGAAGAGGTCGTCACTAATCTGACCAAACGGCTCTTTGCCATGCGGCGCTCCTTGCAGCAGGAAGCGCCGATCGCCATCGCCATCGACAAGCCCGATACCGATAAGGGGTCGCAAGATGCAGTGCATCCCGGCGCAGCGGCCTATTACGGCGATAATGAAAAGAGCTTTATGGACCTCTATGGCGACTGGATCTATATCGCCGCGATGGGTTTCAGCGGGCTCGGGTCGGGACTCGCGGCGATGTTCAGCGTAACTCGCGCCCGGGCGCGCAGATCGGCCTTGGCGCTGATCGATCAATTGATTGATCTGAAGCAGATGGCCCATACAACGACTTCGCCGGCGCGTCTTTCCGAATTGGAGAGCGGGATCGAAGATCTTTCGACAAAAGGCCTGCGCTTTGCGCGGGACCATAACTTCGACGAAGCGGGGTTGGCCGCGCTGCGGCTCGCCATTGACGAAGCCCGGCGGGCGGTCGACGATCAATATAACGTGCTCCAAGATAAGCCGGCGTTGATAACCAACGCGGCGTCGGCGCGCTCGCCAATCGGCTCCGTCCCCTCTCCAGAGAGCTAAGATGAGCACGCTATTTTCGCGCTCGGCTCGCGCGCCGAGTAGCAAAGCGCCACGCGGGAGCGCCGCGTGATCAGCCGGCAAGCGCAGCAATTCTGGACGTTCGCCGCCAATAGCCCCAAACTGAGCGAGATGCCGCTCGATCTGCGGCGGAGATCCGGCGAGCGCGCCGAGGGTCTGACCGCCGAACCGCGGGGGATTGCGTTCTCCCCCGCCCCCGAGGTCGCAGGCCTTTGGGCCGAGCCGCCCGAGCCGCAACCCGGCGCTGCGATCCTCTATCTTTATGGCGGCGGCCATGTGCTCGGCTCGCCAAAATCTCGCCGCAAGACAGCCGGGCACATTGCAATCGCGGCAAAAACCCGCGTGTTGATCCCAGCCTATCGCCTTGCGCCGGAAAACCCCTTCCCCGCCGGGGTCGATGACGCAGTCAACGCTTATGAATGGCTGCTGACGCAAGGCGCGGACCCGACAAAGACAGTGGTCGCAGGCGATTCGGCGGGAGGGGGCCTCGCCTTCGCGACGCTCCTCGCCGCGCGGGATCGCGACTTGCCGATGTGCGCCGGTATCGTCGCAATCTCGCCCTGGACCGATCTCACCTGCAGCGGCGAGAGTTATGCAAGCCGGGCGGCGGTCGACATCGAATTCACCCGCGCGTCGCTGCTTGAGACGGCGCGCTTGTACATGGGCGGCGCCGATCCCCGCCATCCGCTCGCCTCGCCGCTGTTCGCAGATCTTGCGGGTCTGCCGCCGATCCTATGCATCGCCGGCGCCGACGAAATTTTGCTCGACGATGCGCTGCGTCTCGTACGCAAGGCCGCAATAGAAGGCGTCGATGCGACCGCGGTCATCACCGCCGGAATGCAACACGTCTACCCGATCTGGGCCGGGGTTTTTCCCGAGGCCGACGCCGCGATCGCGCTTATTGGGGATTGGGTGCGGGGGAGGATAATTGCCGCCGATAGGAGGGGGCCAGAACTCTTTTAAGCCGCCCGCGCCCGATCCGCAGCAATCAGCGCCAGCCCCGACGCCACCGACTGGAACGCGTCGCCGATATGCACGCGCGCGTCGCCAAAGCGCTCGACGAACATCTTGCGCACCGCCGGCACAAACGAGGTTCCGCCCGTCAAGAACACGGCGTCGATCTCGGCGGCGTCTAGCTCCGCCCCAGTGATAGCTTCGTCCATGGCGTCGCTGATTCTTGCAAGGTCGTCCTCAATCCAGCTCTCAAAATCCTTGCGTCGGACCAGCGCGTCGATCTTGATCCCCTCGCGGGCGAAGGTGAAGCGCGCCTCCTCCTCAGCCGATAATTTCGCCTTCACGTCTCCGATTGCGCGATAAAGCTCGAAGCCAAGATCATGCTCGATCACGGTCAGAAGATCCTCCAGCATCCGAGGTTCTTCCGCGCTCAAAATCAGCTTGCGCAATTCATTGAGGGTTTGCGTTGTCTTTAGCCAGGACAATTGATGCCACTGGGCGAAGGCCGCATGGAAATAGGCCGGGATCGGCAGCCGCTTCCCGAAGGAGCGATAGAAACTCCCCTTGCCCAGCCTTGGGGCCACCACATTGTCGATGATGCGATAGTCAAAAGTGTCGCCGGCGACGCCGACGCCGCTATGGGCGAGCGGTTGCGCCTCCAAGGTCGCGCCTTTACGGGAAAAGCGCAGAACCGAGAAATCGCTCGTGCCGCCGCCGAAGTCGGCGACGAGAACGGTCTCATTGCGTTCGAGCTTTCGCGCATACCAATAGGCGGCCCCCAACGGCTCGAAGACGAGCTCGATCTGATCCATTCCCGCAAGGGCGTAAGCGCTCTTGAGCCGCTGGACGGCGAGTTCCTCGTCGGGCCGTTCGCCTGCGAAAACCACCGGGCGCCCGGCCATGACGGGCAAAGACCGCACAGCGGACTTTGAATTACGCAGCGCATCCTGGTCAAACAGAGAGCCAAGAAATGTTGCGATGAGGCGCTCGATGGTGAAGCGCTCGCCGTAAAGCCGCGTTTCCGTAAACAAGCGGCTGGCGAGATGGGTCTTGATCGACTGGATGAATCGCTGCTCGCCGTCTTCCGCAATGGCGCGGGCGATCGCCTGCGGGCCGGCGGCATGGGCGATTCTGCGACCGTCGCGCCAGAACATCAGCGCGGTGCGGAACGTATCGGTCGCGCCAAAGGCGGAAGGCCAAGTCAGGCTTTCGACATGGCCGCCGGCGAA
It contains:
- the rlmH gene encoding 23S rRNA (pseudouridine(1915)-N(3))-methyltransferase RlmH, with the protein product MRLLLACVGRSKAGAERELADRYIERARAAGRPIGFTNVELRELEESRARRADDRKVEEAKALTAALISGTEAIALDEGGKSLSSREFALQLGRRRDQGVPALALVVGGPDGLDPRFRDSASLVLSFGAMTFPHQLARIMAAEQIYRAVTILSGHPYHRD
- a CDS encoding peptidoglycan DD-metalloendopeptidase family protein — its product is MAAIPAESGDLGATKATSLTLALTVLFALCSPQLAAVAQTGPQKSADKTELLSGHKLELRGMQDTLEASQEQRAKIEAEVASIRTDRAKLSAALVDLVQTIDERERKISEAESRLDTLTGSEEAIRRSLASRRAVIAEVLAALQRMGRKPPPALLVAPEDMLAAIRTSMMLGAVLPEMRAETEALASDLSDLLRLRRSIAAERDSLADDVTRLDVDRQRLAALIDARQSALASAEQALGAERDRAADLAKQAANLKDLVTRMESEVAASAHGAEAARLADAAQKAAAAASPPEARRKLAMAPFQDPARLAPATAFVDTKGLLPMPVAGSLQRGFGASDGFGGAEKGMLVATRTGAIVSSPCDGWAAYAGPYRTYGQLLIINAGQGYYIVLAGMDRINVNLGQFILAGEPVAVMGDGSAKTAAAIAIGAAQPILYIEFRKDGAAIDPGPWWAKPELQKVRG
- a CDS encoding alpha/beta hydrolase, coding for MISRQAQQFWTFAANSPKLSEMPLDLRRRSGERAEGLTAEPRGIAFSPAPEVAGLWAEPPEPQPGAAILYLYGGGHVLGSPKSRRKTAGHIAIAAKTRVLIPAYRLAPENPFPAGVDDAVNAYEWLLTQGADPTKTVVAGDSAGGGLAFATLLAARDRDLPMCAGIVAISPWTDLTCSGESYASRAAVDIEFTRASLLETARLYMGGADPRHPLASPLFADLAGLPPILCIAGADEILLDDALRLVRKAAIEGVDATAVITAGMQHVYPIWAGVFPEADAAIALIGDWVRGRIIAADRRGPELF
- a CDS encoding TAXI family TRAP transporter solute-binding subunit gives rise to the protein MMLRRSMAFSQVVFGSAFPILAVVLALVAIVILMLRFAEKPQMLAIAVGPADGEDAQLIAAISRRLERDGAKVRFSIRAVAGPEESAKALEDASADLAVIRTDVAIPPNGATVVVLHTDIVALAAPRTSALAKVGELSGKRVGIFPATAANAALLDALLAEYDIVPATVQHVMLSAEDLPTLISDKRADAIFAVGAMRSPPIEAAIAALVSRKHDPVLIAIDAAAGMAARSPAYQKVDVPQGFFPGSPPLPKDDLATLAVAYRLEARQSLSEEVVTNLTKRLFAMRRSLQQEAPIAIAIDKPDTDKGSQDAVHPGAAAYYGDNEKSFMDLYGDWIYIAAMGFSGLGSGLAAMFSVTRARARRSALALIDQLIDLKQMAHTTTSPARLSELESGIEDLSTKGLRFARDHNFDEAGLAALRLAIDEARRAVDDQYNVLQDKPALITNAASARSPIGSVPSPES
- a CDS encoding Hsp70 family protein; the encoded protein is MRAFFRHGFFITCKDFSMRDKNAGAPIGVGVDFGTTNSVVALAFAGGHVESLTWPSAFGATDTFRTALMFWRDGRRIAHAAGPQAIARAIAEDGEQRFIQSIKTHLASRLFTETRLYGERFTIERLIATFLGSLFDQDALRNSKSAVRSLPVMAGRPVVFAGERPDEELAVQRLKSAYALAGMDQIELVFEPLGAAYWYARKLERNETVLVADFGGGTSDFSVLRFSRKGATLEAQPLAHSGVGVAGDTFDYRIIDNVVAPRLGKGSFYRSFGKRLPIPAYFHAAFAQWHQLSWLKTTQTLNELRKLILSAEEPRMLEDLLTVIEHDLGFELYRAIGDVKAKLSAEEEARFTFAREGIKIDALVRRKDFESWIEDDLARISDAMDEAITGAELDAAEIDAVFLTGGTSFVPAVRKMFVERFGDARVHIGDAFQSVASGLALIAADRARAA
- the rsfS gene encoding ribosome silencing factor; the encoded protein is MQSTEIYAIFTMRPVVRPAPKEDRTLIPTTSGRAATQPLHPVHGLSGPQAGALVRTILTSLDDLKAEDLVSIDLHGKTTLADVMIIATGRSNVHVGALADRVIKAFKEFYHAAPRAEGLQTCDWVLIDAGDVIVHVFRPEVRQFYNLEKMWGVDRPGELRVG